The Clarias gariepinus isolate MV-2021 ecotype Netherlands chromosome 7, CGAR_prim_01v2, whole genome shotgun sequence genome includes a window with the following:
- the slc38a8a gene encoding putative sodium-coupled neutral amino acid transporter 8a, whose translation MEPERGRDAVFSDKRRTSSESARLGLCGAVFIMLKSALGAGLLNFPWAFSRAGGVHAAVTVEMFSLIFLVSGLVILGYASSISGQSTYQAVVGHLCGPAVGKLCELCFIFNVFMICVAFLVILADQLKKLSISIYELVTGSTGNEMPYYWYTDQRFTLFLVCLFVILPLSIPKEIWIQKYTSALGTVAASYLTVAIVVRYYTRTVPEAHLSPSYNSGMGFWASMFSVIPTICFGFQCHECSVAIYSSLENKKLSNWVKISLLSMFICLVIYTLTGIYGFLTFGRNVAADVLMSYSGHDVLMIIARLLFGISIITIYPIALFLGRLVIQDPLLRHRETYETCIRVVLTAVWIIITFLIAVFVPDISKIITIIGGISALFIFVFPGLCLIFAMQSQPMSTRIRWILIAWGMITLLSGTFIFGQSIFFAIMQVFHRI comes from the exons ATGGAGCCGGAGAGGGGACGAGACGCGGTGTTTTCAGACAAGCGGAGGACGAGCAGTGAGAGCGCGAGGCTGGGCCTCTGCGGCGCTGTGTTCATCATGCTCAAGTCCGCTCTGGGTGCAGGACTGCTGAACTTCCCCTGGGCTTTCTCTCGAGCTGGAGGAGTTCATGCTGCAGTTACAGTGGAGATG TTTTCTTTAATATTCCTCGTTAGTGGACTGGTGATCCTGGGCTATGCGTCATCCATCAGTGGCCAGAGCACTTACCAGGCAGTGGTAGGGCACCTCTGTGGGCCAGCTGTTGGCAAACTGTGTGAGCTCTGCTTCATCTTCAATGTCTTCATGATCTGTGTGGCATTTCTGGTTATATTGGCAGACCagcttaaaaaat TGAGTATTTCCATATATGAGCTAGTCACAGGTTCAACTGGGAACGAGATGCCTTATTACTGGTACACAGACCAGAGGTTTACACTTTTCCTTGTGTGTCTCTTTGTCATTCTTCCTCTCTCAATTCCTAAAGAGATTTGGATACAGAAGTACACCAG CGCATTAGGTACTGTAGCTGCCAGCTATTTGACTGTAGCCATTGTTGTAAGATATTACACAAGAACAGTCCCTGAGGCCCACCTGTCTCCCTCATACAACAGTGG CATGGGCTTTTGGGCTTCCATGTTCAGTGTCATCCCGACAATCTGCTTTGGGTTTCAG TGTCATGAGTGCTCTGTTGCCATCTACAGCAGTTTGGAGAATAAGAAGCTCTCCAACTGGGTcaaaatctcattattatctatgTTTATCTGCCTTGTTATCTACACTCTAACTG GTATCTATGGGTTTCTCACCTTTGGAAGGAATGTTGCTGCTGATGTTCTAATGTCATACAGTGGACATGATGTCCTTATGATCATTGCAAGGCTACTCTTTGGGATCTCCATTATTACCATCTACCCCATTGCTCTTTTCCTTGGAAG ATTGGTGATTCAGGATCCATTACTGCGGCACAGAGAGACTTATGAGACCTGCATTAGAGTTGTCTTGACTGCAGTTTGGATTATCATCACTTTCCTCATTGCTGTTTTTGTTCCAGACATCAGCAAAATCATTACCATTATTGGCGGCATTAGTGCATTATTCATCTTTGTCTTCCCAG GTCTTTGTTTAATATTTGCCATGCAATCTCAGCCAATGTCAACAAGAATAAG gtGGATTTTAATTGCATGGGGAATGATCACACTTTTAAGTGGCACATTCATTTTTGGGCAGAGCATTTTCTTTGCTATTATGCAGGTCTTTCATAGGATATGA